From Brevibacillus marinus, a single genomic window includes:
- a CDS encoding 4-hydroxyphenylacetate 3-hydroxylase family protein: MSKTHGERLADSLRDGRTVWLEGERVDVTRHPAFKGTLQTLRGLFDMLSREEARERVGFVSPRTGEYVHRAFLVPHSAEDLQSRREAFACWARETYGMMSRLSEYARSLVTGWYASRESFRRFDPHFPDKMSRYFESARDEDRIVTTAILDPQIDRRQTVGDSPDPEQFLRVVRRTEDGIVVRGAKMIATGAPYAHDVIVTPHQRLNGDDPVYAHMLIVPLNSPGLHMICRESFASPDPARHPLSARFEEMDAVLVFDDVLVPWERVFLLGQAEGVWFAHTHQPFNQLANHQTVVRLLAKLEFVTGVTVAVARTIGVDGFLHVQEKLGELITQVETIRGLLLAAEGNAEKNEAGVLVPAKVPLQTARNLGLHYYPRAMDILQQIAAGGLIQVPSTPVEQAGEIKPFLERYYRGVDVSAEDRVRLFWLAWDLVGSALGSRHELYERFYTGDPVRMYAWQYQQYDAEPIRARVREFLHQESAQQMAKEGETSVTFTGRVSFSP; the protein is encoded by the coding sequence GTGAGTAAAACACACGGAGAACGGCTTGCGGACAGTCTTCGCGACGGCAGGACGGTTTGGCTGGAAGGGGAGCGCGTGGACGTCACCCGCCATCCGGCGTTCAAAGGGACTCTGCAGACCCTGCGAGGATTGTTTGACATGTTGAGCAGGGAAGAAGCGCGGGAGCGGGTGGGCTTCGTCAGTCCCCGGACGGGGGAATACGTGCACCGGGCGTTTTTGGTGCCCCATTCCGCCGAAGATTTACAAAGCAGAAGGGAGGCATTTGCGTGCTGGGCGCGGGAAACGTACGGCATGATGAGCCGGTTGTCGGAGTATGCCCGGTCGCTGGTCACCGGATGGTACGCTTCGCGGGAGTCGTTTCGCCGCTTTGATCCGCACTTTCCAGACAAAATGTCCCGCTATTTTGAATCGGCGAGGGACGAAGACCGGATCGTGACCACGGCCATCCTGGACCCGCAGATTGACCGCCGGCAAACGGTTGGCGATAGTCCCGATCCCGAGCAGTTTCTGCGGGTGGTCCGCCGTACGGAGGACGGGATCGTCGTCCGCGGGGCCAAGATGATCGCCACCGGAGCGCCCTATGCCCACGATGTGATTGTCACCCCGCACCAGCGGCTGAACGGGGACGATCCCGTTTACGCCCACATGCTCATCGTGCCGTTGAACAGCCCGGGATTGCACATGATCTGCCGGGAATCGTTTGCCTCCCCGGATCCTGCCCGGCATCCCCTCAGCGCCCGGTTTGAGGAGATGGACGCGGTGCTGGTCTTTGATGATGTGTTGGTCCCGTGGGAGCGGGTATTTCTCCTGGGACAGGCGGAAGGCGTCTGGTTTGCCCATACCCACCAGCCCTTTAACCAGTTGGCCAATCATCAAACCGTGGTGCGCTTGTTGGCGAAGCTTGAATTCGTTACCGGCGTGACGGTGGCGGTGGCGCGCACCATTGGCGTAGACGGGTTTCTTCACGTCCAGGAAAAGCTGGGGGAGTTGATTACCCAAGTCGAAACCATCCGCGGGTTGCTGTTGGCCGCAGAGGGGAACGCGGAAAAAAACGAAGCGGGGGTGTTGGTGCCGGCCAAAGTCCCTCTGCAAACGGCCCGGAACCTGGGGTTGCATTACTATCCGCGGGCGATGGATATTTTGCAGCAGATCGCTGCTGGCGGGCTGATTCAAGTGCCTTCGACGCCGGTAGAGCAGGCGGGGGAGATCAAGCCCTTCCTGGAACGCTACTACCGGGGAGTGGACGTTTCCGCGGAGGACCGGGTCCGGTTGTTTTGGCTGGCTTGGGATCTGGTGGGAAGCGCGCTGGGTTCCCGGCATGAATTGTACGAGCGATTCTACACCGGCGATCCGGTGCGAATGTACGCTTGGCAGTACCAACAGTACGATGCCGAGCCCATCAGGGCGCGGGTCCGGGAATTTTTGCATCAGGAATCGGCCCAGCAGATGGCAAAGGAGGGAGAAACCAGTGTCACGTTCACGGGAAGAGTATCTTTCTCGCCTTAG
- a CDS encoding 4-hydroxyphenylacetate 3-hydroxylase family protein: protein MSRSREEYLSRLRDGRTVWLGNQRVEDVASHPAFRGTVDTVASLLELQDHPDWRETLTFPLPPSGIRAHMAFLVPDRQSDIRRRRRAFEIWANRTLGVMSRLSEYSRSLVTGWYADRYLLGDSVPHFAEKIERYYRESCRADWLSTAAGHDPQVDRSKKSAEWEDADLCVHIVRETQDGIIVRGAKMLATAAPYVDEVIIFPFHRRTQDERRYATMFAVALNTPGVHVVCRENFSSASPENHPLSARFDEMDAVLIFEDALIPWERVFIRDDPEAVWRVRTSPAASALSQHQTVVRLLSKLETVAVVALELADVVGAKGFLHVQEKLGELIIQVETIRGLLDASELAASANQEGIWLPDPRYLTAARNLGTRFYPRALEILQQIGAGGFLQVPADVQAFAGPLGDLLQRYYRGADRGAVERARLFKLAWDLIGSPLGARHELYERFYSGDPVRTYAAQYVNYDHQRLTDDVWRFLQRTKEGMA, encoded by the coding sequence GTGTCACGTTCACGGGAAGAGTATCTTTCTCGCCTTAGGGACGGGCGTACCGTGTGGCTGGGCAATCAGCGGGTGGAGGATGTGGCAAGCCATCCGGCGTTTCGCGGCACGGTGGACACAGTGGCCTCCTTGCTGGAACTGCAGGACCACCCCGACTGGCGTGAGACGTTGACCTTTCCGCTGCCCCCCAGCGGCATCAGAGCCCACATGGCTTTCTTGGTGCCGGATCGGCAGAGCGATATCCGCCGGCGGAGGCGTGCTTTTGAGATTTGGGCCAACCGCACCCTGGGCGTGATGAGTCGCTTGTCGGAATACTCCCGTTCGCTGGTGACGGGTTGGTATGCGGATCGCTACCTGTTGGGAGATTCTGTTCCGCACTTTGCGGAGAAGATCGAACGCTATTATCGCGAGAGCTGCCGGGCTGACTGGTTGTCGACAGCTGCCGGGCACGATCCGCAGGTGGATCGCTCGAAAAAATCAGCGGAATGGGAAGACGCCGACCTGTGCGTGCACATTGTGCGGGAAACCCAGGACGGCATCATCGTGCGCGGCGCCAAAATGCTCGCCACGGCCGCGCCTTATGTGGATGAGGTGATCATTTTTCCGTTTCACCGGCGTACGCAAGACGAACGGCGTTATGCCACCATGTTTGCGGTGGCGCTGAACACACCCGGTGTGCACGTGGTATGCAGGGAGAATTTTTCGTCCGCTTCGCCGGAAAACCATCCGCTCAGCGCCCGGTTTGACGAGATGGACGCTGTTTTGATCTTCGAGGATGCCCTCATTCCCTGGGAGCGGGTCTTTATCCGGGATGATCCCGAGGCCGTCTGGCGCGTCCGCACGTCTCCCGCCGCTTCCGCCCTCAGCCAGCATCAAACCGTCGTCCGGCTCTTGAGCAAGTTGGAGACGGTGGCTGTGGTCGCACTGGAGCTGGCTGACGTCGTGGGGGCAAAAGGCTTTCTGCATGTACAGGAAAAACTGGGCGAACTGATCATCCAGGTGGAAACGATCCGCGGGCTGTTGGATGCTTCGGAATTGGCGGCTTCCGCGAACCAAGAAGGAATCTGGTTGCCGGATCCCCGATATTTGACGGCTGCGCGCAATCTTGGCACCCGCTTTTATCCACGGGCGCTGGAGATTTTGCAGCAGATCGGCGCGGGCGGTTTCCTGCAGGTGCCGGCTGACGTTCAGGCGTTTGCAGGTCCGCTGGGGGACTTGCTGCAGCGGTATTACCGCGGTGCAGACAGGGGCGCGGTGGAACGCGCACGCCTGTTCAAATTGGCTTGGGACTTGATTGGCAGTCCGCTCGGCGCGCGGCATGAATTGTATGAACGGTTTTATTCCGGGGATCCGGTACGCACCTATGCCGCCCAATATGTGAACTACGATCATCAGCGGCTGACGGACGACGTGTGGCGATTTTTGCAGAGGACCAAGGAGGGAATGGCGTGA
- a CDS encoding LLM class flavin-dependent oxidoreductase — translation MGFHFYWFVPTSGDGRRLGRPDPEREPSLEYVIRVARAAESAGFEGILVPTGIPYLESWMVGSAILHHTERIIPLVAFRPGLVSPSVAAKTAATLDQFGRGRLAVNVVTGGSPYELGQDGDFLEHDVRYARTDEFLEVVKKLWRDPVVHHEGRFYKIAAGVLKPKNYVGREIPVYFGGSSERGKEVAAKHADVYLQWGEPVEQVHAQIQDVQARAARYGRTLEFGVRMHVIVRDTEQAAWQAAEELVGEIDPDVEARMQAYFQEADSEAQRRMSQLVKGDLRFGKYQWAGIGRVRKGAGTAVVGTPEQVEEVLRDYATAGVTHFILSGYPHDEEALRFGETVLPRFQRETNQMITAKGEWA, via the coding sequence ATGGGGTTCCATTTTTACTGGTTTGTTCCGACAAGCGGAGACGGACGCCGGCTCGGCCGCCCCGATCCCGAACGCGAACCGAGCCTGGAATATGTGATCCGGGTGGCCCGGGCCGCGGAATCGGCGGGATTTGAGGGAATCCTGGTGCCGACAGGGATTCCTTATCTCGAGTCGTGGATGGTCGGCTCGGCCATCCTGCACCACACCGAGCGGATCATCCCGCTTGTGGCTTTTCGGCCGGGATTGGTCAGTCCCTCGGTGGCCGCGAAAACGGCTGCCACACTGGATCAGTTTGGCCGTGGGCGGTTGGCGGTCAATGTGGTGACCGGGGGTTCGCCGTATGAACTGGGACAGGATGGCGATTTTCTCGAACACGATGTGCGGTACGCGCGGACGGACGAGTTTCTTGAAGTGGTGAAAAAATTATGGCGGGATCCCGTCGTACATCACGAGGGACGGTTTTACAAAATCGCCGCAGGCGTGCTGAAACCGAAGAATTATGTGGGACGGGAGATTCCCGTGTATTTTGGCGGTTCTTCCGAGAGGGGCAAAGAGGTTGCCGCGAAACACGCGGACGTGTATCTGCAATGGGGCGAACCGGTGGAACAGGTACACGCCCAAATCCAAGATGTCCAGGCGCGGGCGGCCCGGTACGGACGAACGCTGGAGTTTGGCGTCCGGATGCACGTGATCGTCCGGGATACGGAGCAAGCGGCTTGGCAGGCTGCAGAGGAACTGGTCGGGGAGATCGACCCGGATGTGGAGGCGCGGATGCAAGCGTATTTCCAGGAGGCGGATTCGGAGGCGCAGCGTCGCATGAGCCAATTGGTAAAGGGGGATCTGCGTTTTGGCAAATACCAATGGGCCGGCATCGGACGGGTTCGCAAGGGAGCAGGGACAGCTGTGGTGGGGACGCCGGAGCAGGTGGAGGAAGTGCTGCGCGATTATGCCACGGCGGGTGTGACGCATTTTATCCTGTCCGGTTACCCGCATGATGAAGAAGCACTCCGTTTTGGAGAAACCGTGTTGCCCCGGTTCCAGCGGGAGACGAACCAGATGATTACAGCGAAGGGGGAATGGGCTTGA
- a CDS encoding LLM class flavin-dependent oxidoreductase, giving the protein MQLAVWGANIAGGFLRTHAPQERRGSFAYNVELARLAEQHGFHAMLFPVRFLGQIGGSEQDGEEGQLDPLTTVAALSMVTERIHFISAVLPGFIHPVTLAKIGSTIDRISGGRWHVNLVSGWFQEEQEMYGIPWMEHGERYERSKEYLQVLQGLWQEPDFSFAGRYYRIKRGHLRPLPVQKPYPAIFQGGNSLEAREMAGRFSDWYFMNGAPLEELQEQIWHVSQVAAGWGRKVKFAVNAFVIARETEAEAWEEYHQLVENANLQAIQLFKSRVGEAKGMWSKSVTLSDFVANNEGFRTGLIGSYQQVAERIGVLHRNGIDMLLTAFRWPLQEIPLFREKVWSLLDVEAFIHSNETS; this is encoded by the coding sequence ATGCAATTGGCCGTTTGGGGAGCCAATATCGCGGGCGGCTTTCTTCGTACCCATGCGCCACAGGAGCGGCGGGGTTCTTTTGCCTATAATGTGGAATTGGCCCGTTTGGCCGAACAGCACGGATTCCACGCGATGTTGTTTCCGGTGCGGTTTCTCGGCCAGATTGGCGGAAGCGAACAGGATGGGGAAGAGGGCCAGCTTGATCCTTTGACGACGGTGGCGGCGCTGTCGATGGTCACGGAACGCATTCATTTTATCTCCGCGGTCTTGCCGGGATTTATCCACCCGGTCACACTGGCCAAAATCGGTTCGACGATTGACCGCATCAGCGGGGGGCGCTGGCATGTGAACCTCGTCAGCGGTTGGTTCCAGGAAGAGCAGGAGATGTATGGGATCCCCTGGATGGAACACGGGGAACGCTACGAGCGGTCAAAGGAATATCTGCAGGTGTTACAAGGATTGTGGCAGGAACCTGATTTCAGTTTTGCGGGGCGGTACTACCGGATCAAACGCGGGCATCTGCGTCCGTTGCCCGTGCAAAAACCGTACCCTGCCATTTTTCAAGGAGGAAACTCGCTGGAAGCCCGGGAGATGGCAGGGCGCTTTTCCGACTGGTATTTCATGAACGGGGCGCCCTTGGAGGAATTGCAGGAACAGATCTGGCACGTTTCGCAAGTGGCCGCCGGGTGGGGCCGGAAAGTCAAATTTGCCGTGAACGCGTTTGTGATCGCACGGGAGACAGAAGCAGAAGCGTGGGAAGAATACCACCAGTTGGTGGAAAACGCCAATCTCCAGGCGATTCAATTGTTCAAGAGCAGGGTCGGCGAAGCGAAAGGCATGTGGAGCAAATCGGTGACGCTGAGTGATTTTGTGGCCAACAACGAAGGCTTTCGCACCGGGTTGATCGGCTCGTACCAACAGGTGGCAGAACGAATCGGCGTGCTGCATCGGAACGGCATTGACATGTTGCTGACGGCTTTTCGCTGGCCGCTGCAGGAAATCCCCCTCTTTCGGGAAAAAGTGTGGTCTCTGCTGGATGTGGAAGCATTCATCCACAGCAACGAAACCAGTTGA
- a CDS encoding methionine ABC transporter permease, whose product MFDNVIQLLPEIWLSLGQTAIMVGISVGSALLFGTPLGVVLYLTDEGQPWQNPVLYRVLNYVVNMVRSFPFIILLVSLIPLTRLLLGTTIGPVAASVPLSVAAIPYFARLVEQSIREVPKGVIEAAVSMGATTPQIIRRVLLVEARSGLVLGTTVVTISFLSNSAMAGVVGGGGIGDLAIRYGYYRFETDVMVAMILILILLVQLFQFIGNRVARFVDKR is encoded by the coding sequence GTGTTCGACAATGTGATTCAATTGTTGCCGGAGATTTGGCTTTCCCTTGGTCAAACCGCCATTATGGTGGGAATCTCCGTAGGCTCTGCCCTGCTGTTTGGCACTCCCCTGGGCGTGGTGCTGTATTTGACCGATGAGGGGCAGCCGTGGCAGAATCCCGTTTTATACCGGGTTTTAAATTACGTGGTCAACATGGTCCGGTCGTTTCCCTTCATTATTTTGCTGGTCTCCCTGATTCCGCTGACACGCTTGCTGCTGGGCACGACTATCGGGCCTGTGGCGGCGTCGGTCCCCCTGTCTGTAGCGGCGATTCCCTATTTTGCGCGATTGGTAGAGCAGTCGATCCGCGAGGTCCCCAAGGGCGTGATTGAAGCGGCCGTCTCCATGGGGGCGACCACGCCGCAGATTATCCGCCGGGTGCTGCTGGTGGAGGCCCGTTCGGGTCTGGTGTTGGGCACCACCGTGGTGACGATCAGTTTTCTCTCCAATTCGGCCATGGCAGGGGTTGTCGGCGGCGGGGGAATCGGTGACCTGGCCATTCGCTACGGGTATTACCGGTTCGAAACCGATGTGATGGTGGCGATGATCCTGATTCTCATCCTGCTGGTGCAGCTCTTTCAGTTCATTGGCAATCGTGTGGCCCGGTTCGTTGATAAACGGTAA
- a CDS encoding methionine ABC transporter ATP-binding protein — MIDLQHVSKVFQTPKGEFHAVHPTSLFVEEGDIFGIIGFSGAGKSTLLRLVNLVERPTSGNVIVNGQDLTRLPARQLREARREISMIFQHFHLLANRTVAENVEFPLLIAGVPKAKRRERVLECLQIVGLEEKLDNYPAQLSGGQKQRVAIARALANRPKVLLCDEPTSALDPQTTKGILSFLKQINHRFGVTILIVTHEMNVVRAICNKVAVMEQGRLVEKFHLQDRAFQPRTEIARLLFELPAAEESEAKVTTFV, encoded by the coding sequence ATGATTGACTTGCAGCATGTCAGCAAAGTCTTTCAAACGCCGAAAGGTGAATTTCATGCGGTTCATCCGACGTCCCTTTTTGTCGAAGAAGGAGATATTTTTGGAATTATTGGATTCAGCGGAGCGGGAAAATCGACCCTGCTTCGCTTGGTCAATCTCGTCGAGCGTCCTACGTCCGGAAACGTGATCGTCAACGGACAGGACTTAACCCGTTTGCCGGCTCGGCAATTGCGGGAAGCCAGGCGGGAAATCAGCATGATTTTCCAGCATTTTCACCTGCTCGCCAACCGCACCGTGGCCGAAAACGTGGAATTTCCCTTGCTGATTGCCGGAGTTCCCAAGGCCAAGCGGCGGGAACGCGTGCTGGAGTGCCTGCAAATCGTCGGCTTGGAAGAGAAGCTGGACAACTACCCCGCGCAGTTGAGCGGCGGCCAGAAGCAACGGGTGGCGATTGCCCGCGCGTTGGCCAATCGGCCCAAGGTGTTGTTGTGCGATGAACCAACTTCCGCTTTGGATCCGCAGACCACGAAGGGTATCCTTTCGTTTTTGAAACAGATCAACCACCGTTTCGGTGTGACGATTTTGATCGTCACGCACGAAATGAACGTGGTGCGGGCGATTTGCAACAAGGTGGCTGTGATGGAGCAAGGGCGGCTGGTGGAGAAATTCCATTTGCAGGACAGAGCGTTCCAGCCCCGCACAGAGATTGCCCGGCTGCTGTTTGAACTTCCTGCGGCGGAAGAGAGCGAAGCAAAGGTTACCACATTCGTGTAG
- a CDS encoding MetQ/NlpA family ABC transporter substrate-binding protein, translating into MLSAAVRVAAVAAVLVLAGCGLTGKSGAPVKSDGEQTISVGFMAGQPYQVEFAKGVQPLLEAQGYQVRIVEFTDGNQINFALASGDIDANVFQHISWLNGYNEKHQLNLEAILPVPTPPMGIYSSRHHSLDEAPEGMTVSIPNDPANVARALVLLERTGWIRLNPNYDPVKVSVRDIAENKKDIHFVSLDLAQLPRSREDVDYAVVSGNYAVAAGFSLSEALLLEETLADHLNQVVIRPEDSQKKYVQDLLDAYRSPAFKEVILTDPLFAGYALPEYVK; encoded by the coding sequence GTGTTGTCTGCCGCCGTGCGGGTGGCGGCCGTAGCGGCGGTTCTTGTTTTGGCAGGCTGCGGTTTGACGGGAAAAAGTGGCGCACCGGTGAAATCGGACGGGGAGCAGACCATTTCCGTGGGCTTTATGGCTGGTCAGCCGTACCAAGTGGAGTTTGCAAAGGGTGTCCAGCCGCTGCTGGAAGCGCAGGGTTATCAGGTGCGAATTGTGGAATTTACGGATGGCAATCAGATCAATTTCGCATTAGCCAGCGGAGACATTGATGCCAATGTCTTTCAGCACATTTCCTGGCTCAACGGCTACAACGAAAAGCACCAATTGAACTTGGAGGCAATCCTGCCCGTTCCCACCCCTCCCATGGGGATTTACTCCAGCCGACACCATTCGCTGGATGAAGCGCCTGAAGGCATGACCGTATCCATTCCCAACGATCCGGCGAATGTGGCCAGGGCGTTGGTGTTACTGGAAAGAACAGGATGGATTCGCTTAAACCCGAACTATGATCCGGTGAAGGTGTCGGTACGGGATATTGCGGAAAACAAAAAGGATATCCATTTCGTATCCTTGGATCTGGCGCAGCTGCCGCGGTCCAGGGAAGATGTGGATTACGCCGTGGTTTCTGGAAATTACGCTGTGGCTGCGGGATTTTCCTTGTCGGAAGCACTGCTTTTGGAAGAGACATTGGCTGATCACTTAAACCAAGTGGTCATTCGGCCGGAGGATTCACAAAAGAAGTATGTGCAAGATTTGCTTGACGCTTACCGCTCGCCGGCCTTTAAAGAGGTAATTCTTACAGATCCGTTATTCGCCGGATACGCGCTGCCGGAATACGTGAAATGA
- the sfsA gene encoding DNA/RNA nuclease SfsA, translated as MKYPDTVSGHFIRRINRFVAEVSIDGKRENVHVKNTGRLQELLTPEAHVMLEATGNPGRKTRYSLIAVQKNERWVNIDSQAPNAVVYEALKNGHIPEFPAIRLLRREVTCGDSRFDLYFEGAGQKGFIEVKGVTLERKGIALFPDAPTARGAKHIGELTKAVQAGYAGVVFFLVQMKGCHAFAPHEQMDKPFAEALKIAEKAGVQILAYDSLVTGNEIIIGHPLEVHIG; from the coding sequence ATGAAGTATCCAGATACAGTCAGCGGCCATTTTATCCGGCGGATCAACCGCTTCGTGGCCGAGGTTAGCATCGACGGCAAAAGGGAGAACGTGCATGTGAAAAATACCGGGCGGCTTCAGGAATTGCTTACCCCTGAGGCACACGTCATGCTGGAAGCAACGGGAAATCCCGGTCGCAAAACCCGCTATTCATTAATTGCCGTGCAAAAAAATGAACGATGGGTGAACATTGATTCGCAAGCGCCGAACGCGGTCGTTTATGAAGCGCTGAAAAACGGACACATACCGGAATTTCCAGCCATCCGCCTGCTGAGAAGGGAAGTAACCTGCGGCGATTCCCGCTTCGACCTTTACTTTGAAGGGGCAGGGCAAAAAGGGTTCATCGAAGTTAAGGGCGTGACGCTGGAAAGAAAGGGGATCGCCTTGTTTCCCGATGCTCCAACGGCGCGAGGCGCCAAGCATATTGGGGAATTGACGAAGGCGGTGCAAGCAGGTTATGCGGGGGTGGTATTTTTTCTCGTGCAGATGAAAGGCTGCCATGCTTTTGCGCCACATGAACAAATGGACAAACCTTTTGCCGAAGCATTGAAAATTGCGGAGAAAGCGGGCGTGCAAATCCTCGCGTACGACTCGCTGGTAACCGGGAATGAAATCATCATCGGTCACCCCCTGGAAGTCCACATCGGATAG